A stretch of Hoplias malabaricus isolate fHopMal1 chromosome 10, fHopMal1.hap1, whole genome shotgun sequence DNA encodes these proteins:
- the LOC136709023 gene encoding uncharacterized protein, with protein sequence MMCLKIALSLAVFSAVLLLTECSWGTGGGNSYSYDLSKMSDLRKLYNSKVYQAERMTRPLEGLSFQAGKLSHSGVRVTLEDGTKWLVHKGDGYGISSQTVVVAARHMASNWKVIEVKNFRGTKTVSDFVKEGGTDYSLIFDNCHDASGRMMGS encoded by the exons ATGATGTGTCTCAAGATTGCTCTGAGTCTGGCTGTATTCTCTGCAGTGCTACTACTCACAGAATGCTCCTGGGGCACTG GAGGAGGGAATTCCTACAGCTATGACCTCTCCAAAATGTCTGATCTGAGGAAACTGTACAACTCCAAAGTATATCAGGCTGAACGGATGACCAGACCCCTGGAAGGCTTGTCTTTCCAAGCAGGAAAACTCAGTCACTCCGGAGTGAG AGTGACACTGGAAGATGGCACTAAGTGGCTGGTGCATAAAGGAGACGGCTATGGCATCTCTTCTCAGACAGTGGTAGTGGCTGCTCGTCATATGGCCTCCAACTGGAAG GTCATTGAGGTCAAAAACTTCCGTGGGACTAAGACTGTTTCTGACTTTGTGAAAGAGGGAGGAACGGACTACAGCCTGATATTCGATAACTGCCACGATGCCTCAGGAAGGATGATGGGGAGTTAA